In a single window of the Podospora pseudocomata strain CBS 415.72m chromosome 2 map unlocalized CBS415.72m_2, whole genome shotgun sequence genome:
- a CDS encoding uncharacterized protein (EggNog:ENOG503NUDY; COG:G), which translates to MPKLMWPMGILQDRSGTGKNSGWARQRNASVSLRQKSWPEYLDMRLAPSTFRQRAGLDAQALNNRIGDPAASRTFDFAVGGDRFVPAAEGHFIENTGTKDLIFLDVLQVPEFNDISIAQWLVLTPKQLVKDHCIFPIQSLML; encoded by the exons ATGCCCAAACTGATGTGGCCAATGGGCATATTACAAGATAGATCAGGGACTGGTAAGAACTCTGGATGGGCAAGACAGAGAAATGCATCTGTTTCCCTGCGGCAAAAGTCATGGCCTGAGTACCTAGATATGCGGCTCGCTCCTAGTACATTCCGCCAACGAGCTGGCCTTGATGCTCAAGCATTG AACAACAGAATTGGAgaccccgccgcctccagaACCTTTGACTTCGCGGTCGGCGGAGATAGATTTGTTCCTGCCGCCGAGGGGCACTTCATTGAAAACACAGGCACCAAGGATCTGATTTTCCTCGACGTATTGCAAGTCCCCGAGTTCAACGACATCAGCATTGCTCAATGGCTTGTGTTAACGCCAAAGCAACTGGTCAAGGATCACTGTATCTTCCCGATTCAGTCATTGATGCTTTAG